The Gemmatimonas phototrophica region CGTGGGCACCTCGAAATTCCAGTGGTCCAAGTGCGCGGTGGAGTCTGCTTTGCGCGGCTCAGCCATTCTGACCCGCACCAAGGAACGGAGCTGGGCGCAGCTGTACTGAGTCCGCGTTCCTTACCAGCAGTGCCATAGCGTGGGCATGGAGGGCATACTTCGGTGTGCCAGACTCCATGCCCACGTCGCTTCGCATCATCCAAGGGGCCAACCGTACGTTGGGCGGCATTGCCCCGCGCGTGGTTGCGCGCCTCAATCAACGCCTGTTCTCCACGCCACGGCGTTTCGCTCCCAAAGACTGGGAACTGGATTTCGAGGCGTTGGGCACGCGCGAACGACTGCCCAACGGCGCCTCCATCCTGATGGCGGGTGCGGGGGCACGAACGGTCGCCCTCATTCACGGATGGGAGGGGCGGGCAACCCAGTTTGCGCACTTCGCACCGGCCCTGCTGAGCGCTGGATTCCGGGTCATCGGCGTGGATGGTCCCGGCCACGGTCACTCGCGTGGGTCTCAGTCCGACCCGTACCTGTTCGCCGAAACGCTGCACGAAGTCGCTGAGCGACACGGCCCGCTCTACGGCCTCGTGGGACACTCCATGGGTGGCGGCAGTATCGGCATTGCCCTGTCGGCCGGTCTATCGACCCAGCGGGCCGTGCTGATTGCGAGCCCGGCCTCGCTGCACGACGCGCTGCATCGTTTCGCCAATGCCATGCACATGCCGGCGTCGGCCACCCACCACTTTGTCGAGACCTTGCGGTCGCAGGTCGTGCAGCGTGGGCATTCCACGGTGGATGTGTTGGAGCTCGTTGCCACTCTCCCGACACCTGCGCTCGTGATTCACGCGCGGGATGATCGTGAAGTGCCGTTTGCCGATGGTGAGCGTATCGCGCGGGCCTGGCACCAGGCCACGCTGCTGGAGGTGGAGGGTGTGGGACACCGGCGAATCATGCGATCGCCCGAGGTCATTGCCGCCACGGTGCAGTTCCTGACGAACTGATGTAGCGTCAGTCGCGAGCCGTACGCACGGTCACGGGATCGCCCACGCGCAGGATGCCGGGGTGTGCGTGTGTGGCATTCACCCCAAACACCACGCCGTCGGCCGTACGGCGGTACTCACCGAAGGCACGCAGCGGTTGTGTCCCTCGTTCGAGCGTGTCCGGATCCACCGTCGTCAGGACGCACCGTGTGCACAGCGATCCCATCCCCAGGATCACCTCGCCCACCTGCACCTCCCGCCACGTATCCTCAGCGTGCGCGGCGAGCCCCTGCAGCCAGACGTTCGCGCGAAAGCGCCTGGCATCGAGCGGTGTGAGATGTCCCTGCTCCATCAGGTGCGCATTGAGTGCATCCACGCTGGGAAGCCCCAAGACCAACAGGGGGGCGCCATCGCTGAAGGCCACGCGCCGTGCTTCGTACGGAAGCGGGCCGGCAAACTTTGGCTGCAGAGGGCGTGCGGCGGCATCATCAAGGTGCACCAGGCGGCAGGACCGGCCAATGACATCACTGCACCAGTCTGCGGCATCGTCACCGGCATCGAGCGCGGTGACGGCATCGTCCCACACGTGCACCACACGGGCCAGTGCATCGGCACCAGGTACCACCGCGGTAAGGGTCGCGTGGCGCGGTGCATCCAGATGCAGGGCGCCGTCCCGGTTGGCGGTGGCGAATCGGGGGGTGATGTGCAGCAGTGCGTGGCACTCCCGCGCGGTGATGGCGCGTCCTTCGCCATCGACCAGAAGCCAACGCCGGTCGCCAGCCGCGCCGCGATCATCCAACAGCAACTCCTGCACCGAGATGCCAGCTGCAGACTTGAGCGGATAGACCGTAAGCGCCGCCACCCGGGCGACGGCGTGCCTTCTCTCGCTGATCATGTGGTTCGGTCTCCTGAGCGTGAGCGCTGACGGTGCCAGTAGAGATAGACCGGGGCGCCCAACACCAGCAGCCCGGCGCCGCGGGCGGCATTGCCCGGGTTGGACTGCACCGACCCCACCAACACATACACCGCCGCGGCCATGAAGACGAGAATCCCCACCGGATGCAGGCGTGCGCGTACCGTTCCTTCACGGTCACGGGCGCGCAGAACAAATAGCGCCGCGGCGGTGGAGCCAAAGAAGATCCAGTCGGCGAACACTACGTAATCGAGCAGCTGTCCGTACGTGCCCGACAACAGGAGCAGCAGCGCCACGACTCCCTGCGCCACCAGCGCGTCCACCGGTGTTTGCCAGCGCGGATGCAGTCGCGCCATGCGCGTAAAGAACAACCCATCTGCGGCCATGGCCTGATACACGCGGGCCGACATGAGAATCACCATCCCCAGAAAGCCCACGGTGGACGTGACAATGCCCAGTGTGATGAACGTGCGCCCGGTGGCGCCGAGATAGACAAACATGGTGTCGGCGGCGGGTGCCCGACTGGCGGCCAGCCCTTCCAGCCCCAACGCACGCAAATACGCCACGTTCACCAGCAGGTACGTGGCCGCGACTATCAGCACCCCGTAAATGAGGGCACGAGGGAGCGTGCGCTGCGGGTCCACCAGCTCCTCGGCCACCGCGTTGGTTTGCTGCCACCCGCCGAACGAAAAGAGCACGGGCACCAGGGCGCCACCCATGGCCACTACCATCTGCGTAAGCGATGACGGAGCGACCAGAGGAGAGGCCTGCTCGGCGAGGGGAACCGCATTCCGAGGCGTGAGCGCCAGTGCCGCAAAGACCAACAAGGCAATGGCCGCCAGCTTGAGCAGCGTGAGCACATTGCCCGTGGTGGCACCAATACGCACCCCGAGAATGTTGAGCACGGTGAGCACCACAATGAAGCCAATCGCGATGGGGCGCCCCGCTGCAGGGCTCAGGTGGAGCAGCTCGGCCAGATAGTTGGCACCGGTCATGGCAACGGCGGCCATGGCACCGGTCGCCATGATCAGGAACAGGGCCCACCCGTACAGGAACGCCGGAAAAGTCCCGAACGCATCACGCAAGTAGATGTAGGTGCCACCCGCCTTTGGCCGGCGCGCCCCCAGTTCGGCATACACAAAGCCACCCAGAATGGCCACCACCGCCCCCAGCCCCCACGCCGCTAGGGTGAGGGGGGCCGTACCCACGCGCTGAGCGACGACTGCCGGAGACAGGAAGATGCCTGATCCGATGATTCCCCCCACCACCAGCATGGTGCCGGAGAAGGTGCCAAGCCTGGCGGCGTATTTCACCTGAAGCATGGGGCCAAACTGCCCCGTATACATTTCTAGCGCTACCCGTTGATTCCCTTCATTTCGCAACCATGATCACTTCGTCCCTGCGCCGTGCATGCCTGATGGCCGCCCTGACGGGGCCTCTGGTGTCTCTCGGCGCCCAGAAAAGCCCGTCCATTCCGCATGAGAAGTACACCCTCTCCAATGGGCTCGAAATCATTCTGCACGTGGATCGTTCGGTCCCCATTGTGGCGGTGGAAAACTTTTACAAGGTCGGCTCGGGCGACGAAAAGGTGGGGCGTACCGGTTTTGCCCATCTCTTTGAACACGTGATGTTCATGGGATCGGAGAACGTGCCGGTAGGCAAGTTCGATGAATGGCTGGAAGCAGCCGGAGCAAGCAACAACGGATCCACCAACTTCGATCGCACCAATTACTACGAGACCGGGCCCTCCAATGCCCTGCCCCTCATGCTGTGGCTTGATGCCGACCGCATGGGTTGGCTGCTCCCCACCATGGATCAGGCCAAGCTTGACCTGCAACGCGATGTCGTGAAAAACGAACGGCGTCAGGGCGTGGACAACGCCCCGTACGGGAAAGCGGACGAAACCATTTTGCCCGTGCTCTTTCCCAAGGGGCATCCGTACTCCTGGGACGTCATCGGCTCCA contains the following coding sequences:
- a CDS encoding alpha/beta fold hydrolase, with amino-acid sequence MPTSLRIIQGANRTLGGIAPRVVARLNQRLFSTPRRFAPKDWELDFEALGTRERLPNGASILMAGAGARTVALIHGWEGRATQFAHFAPALLSAGFRVIGVDGPGHGHSRGSQSDPYLFAETLHEVAERHGPLYGLVGHSMGGGSIGIALSAGLSTQRAVLIASPASLHDALHRFANAMHMPASATHHFVETLRSQVVQRGHSTVDVLELVATLPTPALVIHARDDREVPFADGERIARAWHQATLLEVEGVGHRRIMRSPEVIAATVQFLTN
- a CDS encoding MOSC domain-containing protein; this translates as MISERRHAVARVAALTVYPLKSAAGISVQELLLDDRGAAGDRRWLLVDGEGRAITARECHALLHITPRFATANRDGALHLDAPRHATLTAVVPGADALARVVHVWDDAVTALDAGDDAADWCSDVIGRSCRLVHLDDAAARPLQPKFAGPLPYEARRVAFSDGAPLLVLGLPSVDALNAHLMEQGHLTPLDARRFRANVWLQGLAAHAEDTWREVQVGEVILGMGSLCTRCVLTTVDPDTLERGTQPLRAFGEYRRTADGVVFGVNATHAHPGILRVGDPVTVRTARD
- a CDS encoding APC family permease: MLQVKYAARLGTFSGTMLVVGGIIGSGIFLSPAVVAQRVGTAPLTLAAWGLGAVVAILGGFVYAELGARRPKAGGTYIYLRDAFGTFPAFLYGWALFLIMATGAMAAVAMTGANYLAELLHLSPAAGRPIAIGFIVVLTVLNILGVRIGATTGNVLTLLKLAAIALLVFAALALTPRNAVPLAEQASPLVAPSSLTQMVVAMGGALVPVLFSFGGWQQTNAVAEELVDPQRTLPRALIYGVLIVAATYLLVNVAYLRALGLEGLAASRAPAADTMFVYLGATGRTFITLGIVTSTVGFLGMVILMSARVYQAMAADGLFFTRMARLHPRWQTPVDALVAQGVVALLLLLSGTYGQLLDYVVFADWIFFGSTAAALFVLRARDREGTVRARLHPVGILVFMAAAVYVLVGSVQSNPGNAARGAGLLVLGAPVYLYWHRQRSRSGDRTT